A genomic segment from Cyanobacteriota bacterium encodes:
- a CDS encoding ATP-binding protein yields the protein MTTSSVEPFPNNWAYLRAELNWLERLLIMAIARQRREWREVNRVAQSRADRVTSHWWKGMIVVEGEVAYDDRQRPGQRQAVTRGNWDQQLEARIQASYQQGVPLGLPLLRDRLQLTPFEKKVVLASLAPEVNRRYARLYNYLQSCDPSYETSLQAQSKRPWLASPCPREEVETTELLIVDLALRLLCRNDIEWQAARSGLAGNSRLVQLGLIELITGAEDTLLTSRLKPSVALTSYLLSACPDQAALERLLSQAQFQSWNYHGLQTETIQTQLDDLVLPARTVAQLHYLCCRQQYQASISCSQPSSNVGQGTIALFTGAQGTGKMMAARALAHTLNHPLTWVDLSLVQPSDYLALLRAIRVQQPIVLLIRHAQHWLGKSSQLSEIDLNQFLHQRRAIPCLTLFTTNLLPAIPLPRQRQMDAVVEFLIPDWRSRRQLWQRACASAVPTDPNVDWDQLARQWRLTGGQIQTIVRNATIVALAANSPFLTLDHILQAISTTRL from the coding sequence ATGACTACCTCTTCCGTTGAGCCATTCCCCAACAACTGGGCCTACCTCAGGGCTGAACTGAACTGGCTAGAGCGATTACTGATAATGGCAATTGCGCGACAACGCCGAGAATGGAGAGAGGTTAATCGAGTTGCCCAATCCCGCGCTGATCGCGTGACTAGCCACTGGTGGAAAGGCATGATTGTGGTAGAGGGTGAGGTTGCCTATGACGATCGTCAACGGCCTGGGCAGCGTCAAGCTGTTACTAGAGGTAACTGGGATCAGCAACTAGAAGCCCGAATTCAAGCTAGCTACCAGCAGGGTGTGCCTCTAGGATTGCCGCTGTTGCGCGATCGCTTGCAACTTACCCCCTTTGAAAAAAAGGTAGTGCTGGCTAGTTTGGCACCGGAAGTAAATCGTCGCTATGCCAGACTTTACAATTACTTACAGAGCTGTGATCCTAGCTATGAGACAAGTCTTCAAGCTCAGAGTAAACGTCCTTGGTTGGCATCCCCTTGCCCTAGGGAAGAGGTGGAAACAACCGAGCTACTGATCGTTGATTTGGCACTGCGGCTACTCTGTCGCAATGATATAGAATGGCAAGCGGCACGATCGGGGCTAGCGGGGAACTCTCGTCTAGTGCAACTTGGGTTGATAGAACTGATTACTGGGGCAGAGGATACGTTACTGACTAGTCGCCTTAAGCCTTCTGTGGCCCTAACCAGCTATCTCCTATCGGCATGTCCTGACCAAGCAGCGCTGGAGCGACTGCTATCTCAAGCACAGTTCCAGTCATGGAACTACCATGGGTTGCAAACTGAGACTATCCAGACTCAGCTCGATGATCTGGTGTTGCCTGCTCGTACTGTTGCCCAACTTCACTACCTGTGTTGCCGTCAGCAGTACCAAGCATCTATAAGTTGTTCGCAGCCAAGCAGTAACGTTGGGCAGGGAACGATCGCTCTGTTCACAGGTGCTCAGGGCACTGGCAAAATGATGGCAGCTCGTGCCCTTGCCCACACCCTCAATCATCCGCTTACGTGGGTAGATTTGTCCCTTGTGCAGCCATCTGACTATTTGGCATTGCTACGGGCCATTCGCGTGCAACAGCCGATCGTGCTGCTGATTCGCCATGCCCAGCACTGGTTAGGGAAATCGTCTCAGTTATCTGAAATCGACCTCAATCAGTTCTTGCATCAACGCCGAGCCATACCCTGCCTTACCCTGTTCACTACGAATCTGTTGCCAGCTATCCCACTCCCTAGGCAACGTCAGATGGATGCTGTGGTTGAGTTTCTGATACCAGATTGGCGATCGCGTCGTCAGCTCTGGCAACGCGCTTGTGCTTCAGCAGTTCCCACTGATCCCAACGTGGATTGGGATCAACTTGCCCGGCAATGGCGGCTCACTGGTGGCCAAATTCAAACGATTGTCCGCAATGCCACGATCGTAGCCCTAGCCGCTAACAGTCCCTTTCTTACCCTGGATCACATTTTGCAGGCTATTTCCACGACCCGCCTGTAA
- a CDS encoding GntR family transcriptional regulator, whose product MTLPLHLIISEILRDRILQGKYQPGEQLPSEHQLMMEFDASRTTIRRSLTNLVHQGLVTAHQGKGVFVAERQKVVYSLTSPLMFLEDDMARQGITLSVRNLLFELVTVPAEIQSIMKLPVESPTAYLQKKLLLMDGVVGAIDITYVPPDLGQTYRTELTQQMTFPVLKNHGVVIERIEAILECTLASYELSQHLDVPLGHPLIVYRHTAYTTGDQPVVHGESISRADRFCYSVTLTA is encoded by the coding sequence ATGACGCTGCCTTTGCACTTAATCATTTCAGAGATATTGCGCGATCGCATTCTCCAGGGCAAATATCAGCCAGGAGAACAGTTGCCTAGTGAACATCAACTCATGATGGAATTTGACGCAAGTCGCACGACCATTCGTCGATCGCTAACCAACCTAGTGCACCAAGGCTTGGTAACTGCTCACCAAGGCAAAGGCGTATTTGTGGCTGAACGTCAAAAAGTTGTCTATTCCCTCACCAGTCCTCTGATGTTTCTAGAGGATGACATGGCTCGCCAAGGGATCACCCTGTCAGTTCGTAATCTGCTGTTTGAGCTGGTGACAGTGCCTGCTGAAATTCAGAGCATCATGAAGTTACCTGTAGAGTCACCTACGGCTTATTTGCAAAAAAAACTGCTGTTGATGGATGGTGTGGTAGGGGCGATCGACATTACCTATGTGCCACCCGATTTAGGACAAACCTACAGGACTGAATTGACCCAACAGATGACCTTTCCCGTGCTAAAGAACCACGGTGTGGTGATTGAACGTATCGAAGCCATTCTCGAATGTACCCTAGCTAGTTATGAACTCAGCCAACACCTGGATGTGCCCCTAGGGCATCCCCTGATTGTCTATCGCCACACGGCTTACACGACTGGCGATCAACCTGTGGTGCACGGGGAATCTATCTCTCGCGCCGATCGTTTTTGCTACTCTGTCACCCTCACAGCCTAG
- a CDS encoding ion channel has product MFNILKPRHKARSVQIFTREGIPNVTILGLPHSYWNDTYHLLLTMPWPGFLGLTACFYLVTNLIFAALYLSLPDGIANAESGSFIDMFSFSVQTMATIGYGAMYPKSPIAHALVTLEVWIGLLGIAMVTSLMFTRFARPTARIMFSRYAVIVPYEGVPTLMFRAANQRANQILEAQVSVAILRLETTTDGHTMRRFYDLKLARSRSPVFALTWTVMHTIDESSPLWGMSVESLVNDNDLTIIVTMTGIDETLSQTIHARHAYLARDILWNQRFVDMVLPLPGGRRAIDYHRFHEVVPW; this is encoded by the coding sequence ATGTTCAACATACTTAAACCCCGCCATAAAGCTCGGTCAGTACAGATTTTTACCCGTGAAGGCATCCCGAATGTCACTATACTCGGCTTACCCCACTCCTATTGGAACGATACCTATCATTTGCTGTTGACGATGCCCTGGCCGGGATTTCTGGGACTAACAGCCTGTTTTTACTTAGTGACTAACCTAATCTTTGCTGCCCTCTATCTATCCCTACCAGATGGTATTGCCAATGCTGAATCTGGTTCGTTTATAGACATGTTTTCCTTCAGTGTGCAGACGATGGCAACCATTGGCTACGGTGCTATGTATCCTAAAAGTCCGATCGCCCATGCCCTTGTAACCCTAGAGGTATGGATTGGACTACTGGGTATTGCTATGGTCACCAGTTTAATGTTTACCCGGTTTGCCCGTCCCACTGCTCGTATTATGTTTAGTCGCTATGCCGTTATTGTGCCCTACGAGGGGGTTCCTACCTTGATGTTTCGCGCCGCTAACCAACGAGCTAACCAGATTCTAGAAGCGCAGGTCAGTGTTGCCATACTGCGACTGGAAACAACTACCGATGGGCACACTATGCGCCGATTCTATGACTTAAAGCTGGCCCGCTCTCGTAGCCCTGTCTTTGCCCTGACGTGGACTGTGATGCATACTATTGATGAAAGCAGCCCCCTATGGGGCATGAGTGTAGAATCTCTGGTCAATGATAACGACCTGACAATTATAGTGACCATGACTGGCATTGACGAAACCTTGTCTCAGACTATTCATGCTCGTCACGCATACCTCGCCCGTGATATTTTATGGAATCAGCGCTTCGTGGATATGGTGCTACCACTGCCTGGTGGCAGGCGAGCCATCGATTATCATCGCTTTCATGAAGTCGTCCCTTGGTAA
- a CDS encoding diguanylate cyclase: MDPQAPDIESDRVLAIEASAHDVDEVIFADEEDGTDSNAADLDNNDDAWKILIVDDDPEIHQVTALVISDVTFEQKPMRILSAYNAQEAKQTIADNPDIAVVLLDVIMETDDAGLQVVEYIRHTLGNERTQIILRTGQPGQVPEDSIIRDYEINDYRTKTELTTQKLITSLITGLRVFCALKARDEYTEKLHSFNLTLEQEVRNRTLELELANAREQQKGVQLQQALSELQLLLDISQAINQAPNFEAALAVALERVCEATGWSYGEAWIPTLNYQSSLYRSSIWYCHHQTEPQLVAAVEAFCRQQQHRTLVPGEGLAGLVWQTGQPCWIHNLAAEIDVTNTVAACGFQSGFGVPIVTATSQSSPDSTCVIAVLVFYMADNQPQDHQLVTLVSAMAAQLGTVMQQKQAEAELRALIAAMTDVIIVFDYQGRCLGIAPTGAETLVRPIESLVNQSVHDVLPPDKAEIYLSHIRQALREQRTVNVEYSLKLGNSDIWFLANVSPLTEYTVLWVARDITDLKQVETRLQQANAELQRLATLDGLTQVANRRSFDERLQLEWRRMERDRAPLCLILCDVDYFKRYNDHYGHQAGDDCLRQVAYTIQATVHRASDLVARYGGEEFAVILPNTTAMGGYHVAEAMRQAVQSLNIPHEQSSVANSVTLSAGVASVVPTPNKTTAMLIASADQALYKAKNQGRNQSVCHDLDS, translated from the coding sequence ATGGATCCACAAGCACCCGACATAGAAAGCGATCGCGTATTAGCTATCGAAGCATCTGCTCATGATGTCGATGAGGTTATTTTTGCCGACGAAGAGGATGGTACTGACTCAAATGCTGCCGACTTAGACAATAATGACGATGCATGGAAAATCCTAATTGTGGATGATGATCCTGAGATTCATCAGGTGACTGCCTTAGTGATTAGCGATGTCACCTTTGAACAAAAACCAATGCGAATCCTCAGTGCCTACAATGCCCAAGAAGCAAAACAAACTATTGCTGACAATCCTGACATTGCGGTTGTGCTGTTAGATGTCATCATGGAGACAGACGATGCGGGTTTACAGGTTGTTGAATATATTCGTCACACTCTAGGCAACGAGCGCACTCAGATCATCCTCCGGACTGGACAGCCAGGACAAGTACCTGAAGATAGTATAATCCGAGACTACGAGATCAACGACTATCGCACAAAAACGGAACTGACAACTCAAAAATTGATCACGTCCTTGATTACTGGCCTACGGGTGTTTTGTGCCCTCAAAGCACGGGATGAATATACGGAAAAACTACATAGTTTCAACCTCACATTAGAGCAAGAAGTGAGAAATCGCACGCTAGAGCTAGAGTTGGCGAATGCCCGTGAGCAGCAAAAGGGAGTGCAACTACAACAGGCATTGTCTGAGTTACAACTATTACTCGACATTAGTCAGGCAATTAACCAGGCTCCCAACTTTGAGGCGGCGTTGGCAGTTGCGTTGGAACGAGTTTGTGAGGCAACAGGTTGGAGTTATGGTGAAGCGTGGATCCCCACTCTCAATTACCAAAGCAGCTTATACCGGAGTTCAATTTGGTACTGCCATCACCAGACTGAGCCGCAATTGGTAGCAGCAGTCGAGGCGTTTTGTCGTCAACAACAGCATCGAACCTTGGTGCCTGGCGAAGGGCTGGCTGGGCTAGTGTGGCAAACGGGTCAACCCTGTTGGATTCATAATCTCGCTGCTGAAATCGATGTAACTAATACGGTTGCAGCTTGTGGCTTTCAGAGTGGGTTTGGGGTGCCGATCGTGACTGCTACTTCCCAATCTAGCCCAGACTCTACCTGCGTAATTGCTGTACTGGTGTTTTACATGGCAGACAACCAGCCCCAAGATCATCAACTAGTGACGTTGGTGTCGGCAATGGCGGCTCAGTTGGGCACGGTTATGCAGCAAAAACAGGCAGAAGCGGAGCTGAGGGCGCTAATTGCTGCCATGACAGATGTCATTATTGTGTTTGACTACCAGGGGCGGTGTCTAGGAATTGCCCCCACGGGAGCTGAGACCCTAGTAAGGCCGATCGAATCTCTCGTGAACCAAAGTGTGCATGACGTATTGCCCCCAGACAAGGCAGAGATTTATCTGTCGCATATTCGTCAGGCTCTACGTGAACAACGCACTGTCAACGTGGAATATAGCCTGAAACTAGGCAATAGTGACATTTGGTTTTTGGCTAACGTGTCTCCCCTGACTGAGTACACTGTGTTGTGGGTAGCCCGCGATATTACCGACTTGAAGCAAGTCGAAACTAGGTTGCAGCAGGCAAATGCTGAGTTACAACGGCTAGCAACCTTAGATGGCTTGACCCAAGTTGCCAATCGACGTTCATTTGACGAGCGCCTGCAACTTGAGTGGCGGCGTATGGAACGCGATCGTGCCCCCCTGTGTTTGATTCTTTGCGATGTTGACTACTTCAAGCGCTACAACGATCACTACGGGCACCAAGCAGGGGATGACTGTTTGCGCCAAGTGGCTTACACCATTCAAGCAACGGTGCACCGGGCATCTGATTTGGTTGCTCGCTATGGTGGGGAAGAGTTTGCGGTCATTTTGCCCAACACTACAGCAATGGGGGGATATCACGTGGCAGAAGCTATGCGTCAAGCGGTGCAATCTCTTAACATTCCCCATGAGCAGTCATCCGTGGCTAACTCTGTCACTTTAAGCGCTGGGGTAGCTAGTGTGGTGCCTACCCCTAACAAAACTACGGCTATGCTGATAGCAAGTGCTGATCAAGCTCTGTATAAGGCAAAGAATCAGGGTAGAAACCAAAGTGTTTGCCATGACCTAGATTCCTAA